One Aphelocoma coerulescens isolate FSJ_1873_10779 chromosome 22, UR_Acoe_1.0, whole genome shotgun sequence genomic window, ATGTACCAGCCCTCGTAGCGCGCGTTCTGGAAGGCCGTGTAGTTGTTCTCCAGCACGATCTCGGTGAAGATGCAGTCCTTGCTCTTCCCGTTGGGCTGCGgggggaggagagagggggTTGAGGGCCCGCGGCGGTGGGATTTGAGAGAGGTTGGAATGACCCAGACCAGCCCTGCCACGCCTCAAATCCCATCTttatcaccccaaaacccagctctgccacccccaACCTATTTTTGTCACCATCCTTGATACCCCTCAGCTCATCTGTCACCGCCAGTCCACCCCTAACACCCCCCAAGCCCATCTCTgtcacccccaaaaaaccagtTTTTTCACCCTAAAACCCATGTGTGTCACCTCCAGcccacccctgcccctccctgcatCATCTTTGTCGCCATCTCTGAAACAGCCCAGCTCATCTGTGCCCCCTGCCACCTCCCAAACCCACCTctgtcaccccaaaacccatcccCACCACATTCCCTATGGATTCCACCCCCgtgcaccaggagcagctccctggatcATCCCCTTGTGGTGTCTGGCCcaagcagcacagggaggacagaGGAAAAGGGATCAGGGAGAGCACCCCAAAGGTGCCCAAAGTgcccagggacacggggaccaGCCTGGCCGGGTTCCCaagctgagctccagggatcTGGGGGAGCCTGGGGGTGCCCAGGACTCACTTTCCCGATGAGTTTCCCCCTCTTGCTCATGCAGATGTACTTCTCGCTCTCGGCCCCCTTGATCCGCACGCGGCTTCCGAACGTGTCCGTCTCCACGATCAGCTTGGCTGCGAGGAGGGGACGTGTCCTACGAGGGCTGGGACACCCCCCCCGaggggctcccagctcccaCATCCCCCTCATGCCCTTCCCCCTGCCTCCATCTCCCAAAAAGAGGGGCTGGACATGGAGAAAGAAACGTCGTTTCTTtgggaaaaccaggagctggcccctgtgctgctcccttCCACAGCAGGGCAGCCCCAGACTCCTCCAAGGAAGCttcctgagatttttttttttttttccttccaagaggaaaaaaaaaatccctccaggaTCCTTCCGAGCGGGCCAGGAGGGCAAAATTtgcttttccagggaatttCCCCATCCGTGGTGCCAAAGGGACTTTGTGAAAACCCAAATCGGGCGGGTGATGAAGGCACagccctttccttcccctccgGCACATCCAAACCGTCAGAATTCAGGGATTTCTCCAGGAATTCCGTGGGTTTTCCAGGCCCAGACCAAACCCAGCACCTGCTGGGTTAATTATCCTCGTCTTCATTGTTCCTCCacaacattcccagctccagagccACACGGAAATCCGTGACCGCGGCCGGGAGAATCCAGGGAAAGCCCTGGAAAGGCCGTGACTCGGCGCTGGGAAAAGCCTTTCCCGAAGCTTCGGGCTGTTTGTGGGGCTGTGATGCCTCCTCAGCATAGAAAACCCCTCAGGAAAGGTGGGAAcagtgggaaaagcaggaagggcGGGCTGGGATCTGTCTCAGGTGGACTCTGCCCACCACCTGTGGGTATTTAGGAGGAGGATGCCGGGATCAGGCGATTTTCCTCAGGGAAAAGTTGTTTGCCCGTCTCCGGGAAGGCATTGGAAAGCACAAGCCCTAAATGTAGGGGTTATAAATACTTCACAGAGCCAGAGAAATCCACAATTTGGGAAGTTTTGAGGCCAGGGCTGGCTCTTCGCAGCCGCGCTCTCACCAGAGGACGATTTTTTGGAGGCGATTTTTGGGTATAAAACCACCTGGAGCCAGAATTCCTCCACACACCACAGAACTCTTTGGGAAGAGCCACTTCCCAGGTtgattcccagcctttccctgagcACCACAGGCGGGGTGGTGGCAGCGCCGGGATCCCAAACCCCCGTCCCGCAGCCAGAGCCTGCAATCCCTGAGGAAGAACCCGGGAAAAGAGGGGACGCACCgtgggggggggtgtggggctgggtgaGGGGGTCCTGACCcatccctttccctgcccagggctcttCCCGGCTCCTGCGCAGCCGGGTCAGGAGGAAAGCGGCTCCGTCGGAGCAGGACAGCTAAAAATCCCGGGAAacctctgccaggaggctgaGAGGAATTCGCTGCTGCGGCGTCAGGAGGGAGCCTCACCGAATTTGTTGCCGTCCTCGGCGGTGGCCGTGATCCTTTTCCCGTGGACCTGGACGTGCTTGCCGCTGGTCCGGCTGTAGAGTTGGTACTCCCGGATCTGGCGCCGGCTCAGCTGGTCCGTCATGGCCCCCTGGTCCCTCACGTACTGGTTAAAATTAGGAGACGGTTGGTTCTCCCCCTTTGTTTACAAAGGGAAAAATCAAATCAATTCGTTTGGGGATGGCAAAGGGAAGGGATGGGTGGGAATGGGCTCGGAGGGGTCGTGGCACCTCCTTTGAGGGTCGCAGTCGCCTTCCCTTGGAGCAGGGAAGGCTTTGGGAGAGGCAAAGAGCGTTCCCTGAATTCCAAGCAGAAGCGGGATGTAGGGAAGGATTCTCCCCTCCCATCCCCGGGGTGCTCAGCAGGAATGAGGGACACGCTGGGAAGCGGGAGCTGAGCTGGTGAAACACCCAGCGGGTCCCTCAGGGGGGGTGAGGCGTCCTAAAtcaccccccaaatcccaggagtAGATGCCCTAAATCCCAGGAGAGGAGCCACCCGCTCCCAATCCACCCTGGGAATGGGATAAATGCCGCGGGGACCCCGAAACAGCTCCGTGGCTTTTCCTAAATGAGGGATGTTGGAGGGGAAAGCGGAGCGGATTAGGGCAGGTGAGGAGAATTTgggctgggcagcccctgccccactccGGATTCCAACCAGAACATCCCAAGGGAAAACTGGGCTTAATCCCGGGGCTTTGGGGCAGCACCTGAGAGACCCCGaccccaaaaccagctctgAAGGGGCCGTGGGCAGGGGGATGAGAATCAGGGGTGGCATCGCCTGCTGGCAGAGAGGGACATTTGGGGTCCCAGTGCTCAGTTTGGGGTGCGCAGCATCGCCCTTGGGGGGGTGGGTCAGGACCTGCCTCCCGCATTCCCAGGCTGCGGAATCGCCTCGCTGGGTGGGAATGCACGAGGGTATCcagccctgggagggtgggggggcACGGCccgccccccccaaatccctccccaccacCTTTGTGTGCTCCCGGGGACTCATTTCCTGCCGGGATCCGCTTTAAAGCCTTTGGGGTTGGCCGGGGgaggtgggatgggattgggattgcgGGGGGGCAGCGGCCCCTCCCCATCAAAGGcgcttcccttcccctctcatttccaaagaaataaaagcatttaccttgagaaggggggaaaaaaggaggcgaaaagaaagaaaaaaaagtcccgAGGATGTTTTAATGCCGCGGgggccgcagccccgggggTTTTGTTCGGGCGCTGGAGCAGAGGGTGCTGATATGGAACAGTGGATTTTAAAAGCTGCCGCTTTTCTAaagctcacaaaaaaaaaaaaaaaaaaaagggtcggAGCAACCCcagagggtttgggggagaggggagggggtgtCCAGCCTAGCACCCCCCCGATGGGGGGGTCCAGACCCCTTTAATCCCCTCGGGGCGAGCCCGGGCAGTGTCGGGCAGCTCGAGGGTGACGGAGCTGGCACGGCCCTGCCCGAGCGGGGCTGCGGGAAACGCGTCCCTCGCTGGGCTGGGGTCCCTGCCGGCCCCATCCCGACCCTccggaggggtctgggggggggtgGCCCCCATCACTGAaccccctcctgcagcccctcgaGGTCACAAACACCTCCGGTGGGGACCACGACCCCACGGGCACCATCCCTGCATCCCGCCCTGCCCGGAGCTCGGCCCCACTCGGGCTGGAACTCCcgggaaaatcccaaatcccagggcaCCGGGAGCCCCCCAAAAGCGAAGGGTCAGCTCAGGGGGTTCACCGAACGCGGCCTTCGCCCACCCCGGGGTCAGCAATACCCCCGCACCTACCTGGGTCTGACAGGAGAACATGAGCAGCTGGAAACATCTgcggaaaaaagggaaaaccggCGAGTTTTGGGTGGTTTctccttcccccccaccccgggaGAAAGCCAAGAACaacccggggacacccccgcaAGTCGCAGCGGGAGCTCGGCGCTTACATGGAGAGGTTCTGCAGGGTCAGGGGCTGCATGGCGCTGCTCGAAGCCCCCCGGCCACCGCCGGCCACCGCCAGCCCCGCTTCCCTGGGAATGCTCCGGTCCCCTCCTTCTCGGGGCGGCCGAGGGGACGAGCGGGTGAATCCCGGGATGCGCCGAGCCCACGTGCGATGCCCAAGGCTCCGGAGCAGCGACGGCTCATGGGGgaggcagcggggctgggggcttctcctcctcctcctcctcctcctcttcttcttcttcttcctcggGCCCTGGGGGCTGCTCGTCCTACGCCCGGGGGACATCCAGCGCCATCCTGTCCCCTGCGTCCCCTCCCCATCAGCCGCCCGCGCTGGGCCCGGTGCCCCCGGGCAGGGCGGTGCCCGCAGCCCCCCGCTCCATGGAGCCCTCGCCCTGCCGGCCCCGAGGGGGGAcacgggcggcgggggcggcttTAAAGGTGGGGAGAGCCCcgcagggaggggctggaggtggcccGGGAGGGAGagggtgggatggggcaggaggaggggacGGCGGAGGTGGGCTCGGCTTGGGGGTCCCCATCTCCCCCCGCCCCAAGCCGCGGGGACACGGTGAGGGCAGCAGGCCTCGGGGACAGAGGGTTTTTTGTCACCGCCTCGTCATCAGGTGCCTCACCCACCACAGCGGGGTCCCACCGTTCCAGCCGTTCCAGcgctggggggctctggggagccccccctccccttcccatcccGCAGGGGGAGGTCGGGAACCCCCCCAGGCACCGTTTGCTGGGCCAGGGAGGTGCTAAACGCCCGATAAAGACCCCGGCGGGGAGCTGGGGAACCCCTGAGGGGTCAAACCGCACCGGGGGGGGTCAGTTCAGAACTCACCTGCCTTCActcgtgcctcagtttcccccaggCGCCGTGGGAAAGGcaggagggggagcagcagggatcCACCCCCCATCCacaggagggggggggggggagatcCCATGAAAACAACCCAAAATTAACCCCCCCGCTGCCTCCACACCTCCCGGGCCAGGAGTTCAGCCCAAACCCCACTTTACAGCCCCCCCTCCCAAAACCACAAATGGGGCAGCCCCCAGAGCTGGgatcccctcccacccccagcctgggggggctcagcagccctgggggctgcGCCTCCGCCCCCCCATGCACGGGGGATGATTGATGGATGTGGGGCCGTCATCGCCCCCGGGATGTGCCCCCGGTGTGGGGCAGGGGGCCCGGGCGCTGTCAGCACCTCCCGGGGGGGCCCCGCTGTGCAAACAGCCCCTGCGGGGTGAGGACAGGCGGGACGGACAGCGCTGCCTGTCACAGCTCCCGCGGTGGCCCTGGAGGACAGAAACGGCCCTGTCCCCCCCCTCgtccccatcccagcagctcctcagccccATCCCGGGTGGGTGCAGAGCGGGATGAACCTCCCCGAACTGTCCCATCCCCGCCCCACACCTGGAGCAGCCCCATAGCGGGGGTCAGGGCCCCTCTGGGAGCCCCCCCtaggacacagcagcagccggGGGGCTCCGGGCCCTTCCCAAATCCCGGTGCCAAGGCCAGGGCCACGGGATCCAATCCTCTCCCCGCTGCTCCCTAATCCCCCTTTGTCCCCTATTCACAGCACCCCACGGGTGCGGGGCAGCCTCCGGCgccccaaatccagggaagcagcttccagcagctccatccaGGGTGGGGGAtgctcccacagcccccccagCGCCAGCACAGGGAGCCAGGAGTGCAAAATGTGCTTTATTTGGGAACGCCAACACCAACCCCCAGCGGCTGCTGCTTCCAGGAATCCCGGCAcctggaagggaaggaggaaaaggatttTACCCGCGGGGATCCCGGGATGACCACGCCGTGGGCACGGAgccgccccagccccgcgctGGGGGCACCCGCGGATCCCTCCCAGCTCCGTAGGGACCCGGGCTCCACATCCCAATCCTCACCGGGCCGGGCTCTGACGGAATTCCCGTTATTTCTTCGGTGCTTTCCTGCCCCGGCCGGCTCCACGTCCCTGCAAGAACGGGGAGGAGGCTGAAcgtggggacccccccagcctGGGGAGCCCCAAACCCGCGTTTCTGCCCCATTTTTgggtccagcagctgctgcccatcacACACCgacccctttccctgccccggaGCCGCCGGTCCTGTGTTATCCCGTGGGAGAACGGGATGCAGGGGGACACCCCAAGCAGCTCCTACCTTGCTGGGAAGGGGATCCTCAGGGGCGAGGCTGTTCCtgctgggagagaaggggagggtTGGGATTAGGGGGGCTGGCAGTGGGGGATCCCCCGCTCCAGCTTCTCCCTCCATACTCACAGCTCATCCTCTTTTTCCAGCTTCCTTTTCTAcgggagagagaaagggagggagATGTGGGATGGGGACTCTTCCTCCCCGAGGGATGAAGGCCACGGCTCATCCCCTTAACAGAGAGGGGTTTGAGGTCCCTGCCCCCTTTTCCCCGTGGcacagggacccctccccacccctgaCCCCACCCGCGGGGTGCTGACCTTGGCAGCACTGCCCTTCCGGGCACTCGAGCCCTTGGGGGGCTTCTTGGGGGtctcttctgctgcttcctcttcttcttcctcctcctcctcctcctcatccgaGCTCAGGGTCGGCACTGCGGGAGAGCCTGgctgagcccccagaccccgggggtctcaggggggtggggggacccCGATACTCACTGGACACGTGCTGGCCGCTGACATAGACGGGGCCGGAGCCGGCTCGAAGGCAGAAGGTCACCGGGGGGGTCAGCTCCAGTCCGGCCAGCGTGGCctggaaaatgggaatgggaacagctCCTGGCAGAAACCCCCTCCCCAGGGGGGGCAGaaaccccctccccaggcaCTCACCGTGGGCAGCACCGACGGCTTCAGCGTGGCCAGGGGCACCGGGGTCCGGCTGTCCCCGTCCTCGGCCACCACCTCCACCACGTGGAATTCATCGCGGGCCGTCTCCCCCAGGCAGATCTCGAGGGGAAAGGAAGTCAggaaatcccctcaggacccccccaaaacccaggtACTCCTCGCCCAGGACCcccggggatttttggggcagaggggcagtggGGTGTGGGCATCCCCCTGCCCATCCCTCACCACACGGAATTCACCCCGGGCCACCTCCCTGAGGGACTGAGAAGAAAatccccccccagggcccctcacaGCAGCCAGGTACCCCTTTGTGGGATCCTTTGGGGGGCAGTGGGGTGAGAGCAATCCGTCCTCAGCCGCGATCTCCACCCCGTAGGATTCATCCCCCAAACTGCGGGAAGAAGATTCCCCCCGAGGACCTCCATAAATCCCAGGAATCTGGGGAGCTGGTGGGGGGGGACAATCatccccctccctgcctgctccgATCTCTCCCACGTGGAATTCATCCACAGCGATAAGAACAAGCCCCCCCTTCACCCCCTCCCGAGCGTTTTTGGGGTCACGCACCGTGCGCAGGACCAGCTGCTGCTCGCAGTGCCATTCCTCGGGCACCTGGAAGGTGTAGGAGCTCCTCCCGCTGCTCAGCTCGCACCCTGCGGGCACCAGGAGGGGACAAACCCGTGGCATTGGGGGGATCCCGGGCAGGGGGGGCACCCCGGAgcacccccccccagccctaCCGGGGTGTGGGGATCGTGGCACTCACCCCAAAGGATGGACACGGGTTTCTCGGACCTGCTGTCGGTGCTGTCCGTGAGGGACATGGCTCGGGGGTGTCACAGCCTGGGGGGGACACGCAGAGctgtgggacccccccccctccaacCTGCGGCACCCCCAGTCGCCCCTCCCCAAAACACTCACCCTAAAAAGCGCCTCAATTCTCAGCCCAAGGGGAACCCCAAAGACAGCACGGCCACCCCACAGCGGGCACTTATAGGGGCACGGAGaccccacccaccccccccagTCGCCAATTAAGCAGGTAATTAGTTAATTACCCCCCAGCTGTGGGTGCTAATGAGCCCCCCCCGATGTGTCACAGGTCACCGTGTTGTGACATCCCTGGTGGCCCCACCACGCGTGTCCCCTCGCCCTGTgtgtcccccgatgtcccccgtgtccctccgCCCCGCGTGTCCCCCCCACGTCCCCCCGCGTTGTCCTGTGTCCCTCgatgtccccccgtgtccctacacctcccgtgtccccccataaCTCCCATTCCCCCGTGTTCCTGCGCTCTCCGTGTCCCCCCGATCTCTcctgtccccctgccccccgtgtccccctcgtgtctcccccgtgtccccccgctCCCTCGtgtcctcctgctccccatgtcccccccgtgtccccccgatccctcctgtccccctgctccccgtgtcccccccgtgtccccccgatCCCTCGTGTCCTCctgcccccgtgtccccctcgtgtcccccccgtgtccccccgtgtccctccccGTCCCCCCGATCCCTCGTGTCCCCCtgctccccgtgtccccccgtgtccctccccGTCCCCCCGATCTCTCGTGTCCTCCTGCCCCCCGTGTCCTCCTCGTGTCCCTCGATGTCCCTCCGTGTCTCCCCGatccctcctgtccccctgccccccgtgtcccccccgtgtccccctgtgtcccccccgtgtccccccccgtccccccgaTCTCTCGTGTCCTCCTGGCCCCTGTGTCCTCCTCGTGTCCCTCGATGTCCTCCCCGTATCCCCCTGatccctcctgtccccctgcccccgtgtccccccgtgtccccccgtgtcccccccgtgtccccccgtgtccccctcgcgttccccccgtgtccccccgtgcccccccgtgtccccccgatccctcctgtccccctgccccccgtgtcccccccgtgtccccccgatCCCTCGTGTCCTCCTGGCCCCCGtgtctccccgtgtcccccccgtgtccccccgatCTCTCGTGTCCTcctgccccccgtgtcccccccgtgtccccccgtgtcccccccgtgtccccccgtgtcccctcctggtccctcccctgtccccgtgGGCGGAGCCGCCGCTCCTCTTCCGGCAGcgatggcggcggcggggctggcggggctggtGAGCCTGGGGGGGACCGGGGGGCCGTGGGTGCCCCTGTGTGACCCTGGGGGGGCCATGGGGGCCGTGTCCCCCCGGTGTGGCAGCTCCGTGTCCCCCGCAGGGCCCCGGCGAGGCCGCGGCGGCCGCTCAGGCGCTGGCGCTGCCCGCGGAGTCCTTCGGCAACGACGTGagtgggactgggggggactggggggactggggggccTTACTGGGAGGGGTCACAAACTGGGAGGGGTCACAGACTGGGAGGGAGTCACAGACTGGGAGGGAGTCacagatttggggggggggtcacagatttgggggtccctgtcctCGCAGAGGGGTCCCAGATTTGGGAGGGttccaaattttggggtccctgtcctGGAGGGTGTCAGATTTGGGAGGGTTCCaacttttggggtccctgtcctggggggtgTCAGATTTGGGAGGGTTCCAacttttgggatccctgtcctggggggtgTCAGATTTGGGAGGGTTCCaacttttggggtccctgtcctGGAGGGTGTCAGATTTGGGGAATTCCATTCCTAGGGAGTCCCTGTCCTCAGGGGGACGTCCCGGTCCTGGGAGGGACGTCCCAGCTTTGGGG contains:
- the FGF17 gene encoding fibroblast growth factor 17 → MFSCQTQYVRDQGAMTDQLSRRQIREYQLYSRTSGKHVQVHGKRITATAEDGNKFAKLIVETDTFGSRVRIKGAESEKYICMSKRGKLIGKPNGKSKDCIFTEIVLENNYTAFQNARYEGWYMAFTRRGRPRRASRSRQNQREAHFIKRLYRGQLPFPNAERQKQFEFVGSSSPTRRSRRTRGPRT
- the NPM2 gene encoding nucleoplasmin-2 isoform X1, which produces MSLTDSTDSRSEKPVSILWGCELSSGRSSYTFQVPEEWHCEQQLVLRTICLGETARDEFHVVEVVAEDGDSRTPVPLATLKPSVLPTATLAGLELTPPVTFCLRAGSGPVYVSGQHVSMPTLSSDEEEEEEEEEEEAAEETPKKPPKGSSARKGSAAKKRKLEKEDELRNSLAPEDPLPSKGRGAGRGRKAPKK
- the NPM2 gene encoding nucleoplasmin-2 isoform X2 — translated: MSLTDSTDSRSEKPVSILWGCELSSGRSSYTFQVPEEWHCEQQLVLRTICLGETARDEFHVVEVVAEDGDSRTPVPLATLKPSVLPTATLAGLELTPPVTFCLRAGSGPVYVSGQHVSMPTLSSDEEEEEEEEEEEAAEETPKKPPKGSSARKGSAAKKRKLEKEDELNSLAPEDPLPSKGRGAGRGRKAPKK